A single genomic interval of Deinococcus ruber harbors:
- a CDS encoding ABC transporter ATP-binding protein — protein sequence MTVATRTPDVAHKNLKALPAMGETLLEVNKLQKFFPIRGGLLSRVVANVQAVDRVTFKLKRGEVVGVVGESGSGKTVMGRTILRLLEPTGGEVIFNGTDITKLSKNDLRDYRREMQVIFQDPFASLNPRMTVSEIIGEALQIHNLHPGKGRVDRIAELLTKVGLRPENMGRYPHEFSGGQRQRIGIARALAVDPAFIVADEPTSALDVSIQAQVVNLLQDLQEELGLTVLFIAHDLAVVEYICDRIIVMYLGKIMEIAPSRELNRNPKHPYTEALLSAAPIPDPSIKRQRIILEGDIPSPINPPSGCVFRTRCRYAIAECAQVEPELREVSPGHFKACIRDDIL from the coding sequence ATGACCGTTGCCACCAGAACCCCCGACGTTGCACACAAAAATCTGAAGGCCCTGCCCGCGATGGGCGAGACGCTGCTGGAAGTCAACAAGCTCCAGAAGTTCTTCCCGATTCGGGGTGGACTGCTGTCGCGTGTGGTCGCCAACGTGCAGGCCGTCGACCGCGTGACCTTCAAGCTGAAGCGCGGCGAAGTGGTCGGCGTGGTGGGCGAGTCGGGGTCGGGCAAGACGGTGATGGGCCGCACCATTCTGCGGCTGCTGGAGCCGACCGGCGGCGAGGTGATCTTCAACGGCACCGACATCACCAAGCTGTCGAAGAACGATCTGCGCGACTACCGCCGTGAAATGCAGGTGATCTTTCAGGACCCGTTTGCCAGCCTGAACCCGCGCATGACCGTCTCCGAGATCATCGGGGAGGCGCTCCAGATTCACAATCTGCACCCCGGCAAGGGCCGCGTGGACCGTATCGCCGAACTGCTGACCAAAGTGGGGCTGCGTCCGGAAAACATGGGCCGCTATCCGCACGAGTTCTCCGGCGGGCAGCGGCAGCGCATCGGGATTGCGCGGGCGCTGGCCGTCGATCCGGCGTTTATCGTGGCCGATGAGCCGACTTCGGCGCTCGACGTGTCGATTCAGGCGCAGGTGGTCAATCTGTTGCAGGACCTTCAGGAAGAGCTGGGCCTGACGGTGCTGTTCATCGCGCACGATCTGGCGGTGGTCGAGTACATCTGCGACCGCATCATCGTGATGTACCTGGGCAAGATCATGGAGATTGCGCCCAGCCGCGAGCTGAACCGCAACCCCAAGCACCCGTACACCGAGGCGCTGCTGTCGGCGGCCCCGATTCCCGATCCGAGCATCAAGCGTCAGCGCATCATTCTGGAAGGCGACATTCCCAGCCCGATCAATCCGCCGAGTGGCTGTGTCTTCCGCACCCGCTGCCGCTATGCCATTGCCGAATGCGCCCAGGTTGAGCCAGAGCTGCGCGAAGTGTCGCCCGGCCATTTCAAGGCCTGCATCCGCGACGACATTCTGTAA
- a CDS encoding class I SAM-dependent methyltransferase: protein MSDGEMEAREAALQAAERYDSFMVPVMFSPLAVLLTDQAALKSGERVLDIACGSGVVTRRAAQQVGSTGRVAALDLNPAMLEIARRHAPSADAAVPEWYQGSAQALPFPDASFDVVLCQQGLQFFPDRALALSEMWRVLVPSGRVVVLVNHEIGRNPLYQQLSGAALRLIGIDVYAAAFALGDAEKLGHLMNGANFHSVTVSEKVNAVRFPSAADFVQNILLGASAAVPALAALSPAARTDLGHRIEAEMGEYLSDHTEGHALLDEMVVLISQGWKAG, encoded by the coding sequence ATGAGCGACGGGGAAATGGAAGCTCGGGAAGCGGCGTTACAGGCAGCTGAACGGTACGACAGTTTCATGGTTCCGGTGATGTTCAGCCCGCTCGCTGTCCTGCTGACCGATCAGGCGGCGCTGAAGAGCGGCGAGCGCGTGCTGGACATCGCCTGCGGCTCGGGTGTGGTTACCCGGCGAGCTGCTCAGCAGGTTGGAAGCACCGGACGGGTGGCGGCCCTCGACCTCAATCCGGCCATGCTGGAAATCGCCCGGCGACATGCTCCCAGTGCAGATGCCGCCGTTCCCGAGTGGTATCAGGGCAGCGCCCAGGCTCTTCCCTTCCCCGACGCCAGTTTTGACGTGGTGCTGTGCCAGCAGGGCTTGCAGTTCTTCCCCGACCGAGCGCTGGCCCTGTCGGAGATGTGGCGCGTGCTGGTGCCCAGTGGCCGGGTGGTGGTGCTGGTCAATCATGAAATCGGGCGCAATCCGCTGTATCAGCAGCTCAGTGGCGCGGCCCTGCGGCTGATCGGCATCGACGTTTACGCTGCCGCCTTTGCGCTGGGCGACGCCGAAAAGCTCGGGCACCTGATGAACGGGGCAAATTTCCACTCTGTCACGGTCAGCGAGAAGGTGAACGCCGTGCGCTTTCCATCGGCAGCCGACTTCGTGCAGAACATCCTGCTGGGCGCGTCGGCAGCCGTTCCCGCACTCGCGGCGCTCAGCCCGGCAGCGCGGACAGATCTCGGCCACCGCATCGAGGCGGAAATGGGCGAGTATCTGAGCGACCACACCGAAGGCCACGCGCTGCTCGACGAAATGGTGGTGTTGATCTCGCAGGGCTGGAAGGCAGGCTAA
- a CDS encoding YbhB/YbcL family Raf kinase inhibitor-like protein, with amino-acid sequence MKNALQGVLIVGGLLLAGCAPSMGSGMMGMSMDRLSVAQPAAGVGANGLTLSSPQFSDGGTLAAEQVGSGNGCTGQNVSPALSWSGAPAGTVSYVLTTYDPDAPTGSGFWHWVTYNIPASATGLDKGAGSGGATPPAGTVLSNNDGGQSGYTGPCPPPGDKPHRYVFTLYALNKTLTLPPNASPAYVGFNLNGATLAKTSISGYYGR; translated from the coding sequence ATGAAGAATGCACTTCAGGGCGTGCTGATCGTGGGGGGGCTGTTGCTGGCGGGCTGTGCGCCCAGCATGGGCAGCGGCATGATGGGGATGAGCATGGACCGTCTGAGCGTGGCGCAGCCAGCGGCAGGTGTCGGGGCAAACGGCCTGACGCTCAGCAGCCCGCAGTTCAGCGACGGCGGCACGCTCGCTGCCGAGCAGGTGGGCAGTGGGAACGGCTGCACCGGGCAGAACGTCTCGCCCGCCCTGAGCTGGAGCGGTGCGCCCGCTGGCACGGTCAGCTACGTTCTGACGACCTATGACCCTGATGCCCCCACCGGCAGCGGGTTCTGGCACTGGGTCACGTACAACATTCCCGCCAGCGCAACCGGGCTGGACAAGGGCGCAGGGTCTGGCGGAGCAACGCCGCCCGCTGGCACGGTGCTGAGCAACAACGACGGCGGCCAGAGCGGCTACACCGGCCCCTGCCCACCCCCCGGCGACAAGCCGCACCGCTACGTGTTCACGCTGTACGCCCTAAACAAGACCCTGACGCTGCCTCCGAACGCCTCGCCCGCCTACGTGGGCTTCAACCTGAACGGCGCGACGCTGGCAAAGACCAGCATTTCCGGTTACTACGGACGCTAA
- the scpA gene encoding methylmalonyl-CoA mutase encodes MTPPDSTPEVPSGGSVPALARWKALAVKDLRGADPDSLNRVTPEGLSLKALYTREDVDGLNLDTLPGLPPYTRGPRATMYAQRPWTIRQYAGFSTAAESNAFYRRNLAAGQKGLSVAFDLATHRGYDSDHPRVVGDVGKAGVAIDSVEDMKLLFDGIPLSDMSVSMTMNGAVLPVLAAYIVAGQEQGARLDQLSGTIQNDILKEFMVRNTYIYPPAPSMRIVADIIEFTAQQMPRFNSISISGYHLQEAGANAALELAYTLADGLEYVRAALGKGLKIDDFAPRLSFFFAIGMNFYTEVAKLRAARLLWSELMAQFSPQNPLSSALRTHCQTSGWSLTEQDPYNNIVRTTVEAMAAVFGGTQSLHTNSFDEATSLPTDTSARVARNTQIILQEETGIPQVIDPWGGSFLMERLTHDLAEETRRLLAEVEGLGGMAKAIEAGIPKLRIEESAARKQARIDRGEDVIVGVNKYPAPEATSIEVLQIDNNAVREGQIAALKDIRASRDPAAVQHALDALEAAAKDGSGNLLALSVEAMRVRCTVGEVSDALERVWGRHTAEVRTLSGVYAQGYAGDAGFDDLSAEIAEFAAAEGRRPRMLVVKLGQDGHDRGAKIIATAFADLGFDVDVGPLFQTPQEAAQQAIENDVHVVGVSSQAAGHKTLIPALVQTLRAEGADDILVIAGGVIPQQDYAALREAGVAGIFGPGTPVLTSAREVLRLLRGRQAGELRETLT; translated from the coding sequence ATGACCCCGCCCGATTCAACTCCAGAGGTGCCGTCCGGTGGTTCGGTGCCCGCGCTGGCACGCTGGAAGGCGCTCGCCGTCAAAGACCTGCGCGGCGCAGACCCGGACAGTCTCAACCGCGTCACGCCCGAAGGTCTGAGCCTGAAGGCGCTGTATACCCGGGAAGACGTGGATGGTCTGAACCTCGACACGCTGCCGGGCCTGCCGCCCTACACGCGGGGGCCACGCGCCACCATGTACGCCCAGCGCCCCTGGACCATCCGCCAGTACGCGGGCTTTTCGACGGCTGCCGAAAGCAACGCCTTTTATCGCCGCAATCTGGCTGCCGGGCAGAAGGGCCTTTCGGTGGCCTTCGATCTGGCGACCCACCGGGGCTACGATTCCGACCACCCGCGTGTGGTGGGCGATGTGGGCAAGGCGGGCGTCGCCATCGACAGCGTGGAAGACATGAAGCTGCTCTTCGACGGCATTCCGCTCTCGGATATGTCGGTCAGCATGACCATGAACGGGGCGGTGCTGCCGGTGCTGGCGGCGTATATCGTGGCGGGGCAGGAGCAGGGCGCGAGGCTCGACCAGCTTTCGGGCACCATCCAGAACGACATCCTGAAGGAATTCATGGTGCGGAACACCTATATCTATCCGCCCGCGCCCAGCATGCGGATCGTGGCCGACATCATCGAATTCACCGCCCAGCAGATGCCCCGCTTCAACTCCATCTCGATTTCCGGCTACCACCTTCAGGAAGCGGGCGCAAATGCCGCGCTGGAGCTGGCCTACACCCTGGCAGACGGGCTGGAATACGTGCGGGCTGCACTCGGCAAGGGCCTGAAGATCGACGATTTCGCGCCGCGCCTGAGTTTCTTCTTTGCCATCGGCATGAATTTCTATACCGAGGTCGCCAAACTGCGGGCCGCCCGCCTGCTGTGGAGCGAGCTGATGGCGCAGTTTTCTCCGCAGAACCCGCTGAGCAGCGCCCTGCGAACGCACTGCCAGACGAGTGGCTGGAGCCTGACCGAGCAGGACCCTTACAACAACATCGTTCGCACCACCGTCGAGGCAATGGCGGCGGTGTTCGGCGGCACCCAGAGCCTGCACACCAACAGTTTCGACGAGGCTACGTCGCTGCCCACCGACACGTCGGCCCGCGTTGCCCGCAATACCCAGATCATTTTACAGGAAGAAACCGGCATTCCACAGGTGATCGATCCCTGGGGCGGCAGCTTCCTGATGGAGCGCCTGACGCACGATCTGGCCGAAGAAACGCGCCGCCTGCTGGCCGAGGTGGAAGGGCTGGGCGGCATGGCGAAGGCCATCGAGGCGGGCATTCCCAAGCTCAGGATCGAGGAATCGGCGGCCCGCAAACAGGCCAGAATCGACCGGGGCGAAGACGTGATCGTGGGCGTCAACAAGTATCCGGCTCCGGAAGCCACCAGCATCGAAGTCCTTCAGATCGACAACAACGCGGTGCGCGAGGGCCAGATCGCGGCGCTGAAAGACATTCGGGCCAGCCGTGACCCGGCGGCGGTGCAGCACGCACTGGACGCACTCGAAGCGGCAGCAAAGGACGGCAGCGGCAACCTGCTGGCCCTGAGCGTCGAGGCGATGCGGGTGCGCTGCACCGTGGGCGAAGTGTCGGACGCGCTGGAACGGGTCTGGGGCCGCCACACGGCGGAAGTTCGCACGCTCAGCGGCGTGTACGCGCAGGGCTACGCGGGCGACGCGGGCTTTGACGATCTGAGCGCCGAGATCGCTGAATTTGCCGCCGCCGAGGGCCGCCGCCCCCGCATGCTGGTGGTCAAGCTGGGTCAGGACGGACATGACCGGGGCGCAAAGATCATCGCCACGGCCTTTGCCGACCTGGGTTTCGATGTCGACGTGGGGCCGCTGTTCCAGACCCCGCAGGAGGCGGCGCAGCAGGCCATCGAGAACGACGTGCATGTGGTGGGCGTGTCCAGTCAGGCGGCAGGCCACAAAACGCTGATTCCGGCGCTGGTGCAGACGCTCAGAGCCGAGGGCGCAGACGACATTCTCGTGATCGCGGGCGGCGTCATTCCGCAGCAGGATTACGCGGCGCTG